The Chelatococcus sp. HY11 genome includes a window with the following:
- a CDS encoding MFS transporter → MVDDKDMHAQDNDIARPHQQTAHRSADWAFKCYVLFSFLVMYLIGTGLIVISWVATEHGTVALVGQLYFTGGMVSIALSVIGGVLVDRHSRRTMILRSQSLRVIAAFILLAGLQDKTWLTFCLFSFTIISAAGPALSVGAMGGAFQSFFPSDRRMNVVLRLSIVGQVGFIFGTGTAGTILHIWGETACMLIFIATSIALLCLGEYFTRGMSLPPERKRRSFTDDWRDGLKYTFDSPHIGLPIIGVSLLFSVAQMTNTLVPGFVRETLHAGSDVFGVLEAAWSAGGGLVLLMSASLQRRAWKSGIEFLLLALLGAAMIGFALSKWVPLSFVLYAVMGGLFCLSRSLCNGRLLTLTDPAQIGRTQALSSMLTSTIGMTMYMLPTFVRTDDIGRYYQIWGVAIIVLGLCLAALSIRLSSRVHSRPGSVRTTRQGSASPTMRGR, encoded by the coding sequence ATGGTTGACGATAAAGACATGCACGCTCAGGACAACGACATCGCCCGTCCGCATCAGCAGACCGCACATCGCAGTGCCGATTGGGCCTTCAAATGCTACGTCCTGTTTTCATTCCTTGTGATGTACCTCATCGGAACAGGGCTCATCGTCATCTCCTGGGTGGCGACGGAACATGGAACGGTCGCGCTTGTCGGCCAGCTTTATTTCACCGGGGGCATGGTGAGTATCGCGCTGTCCGTCATCGGCGGCGTGCTCGTCGATCGTCATAGCCGCCGCACGATGATCCTGCGCAGCCAAAGTCTTCGGGTTATCGCGGCCTTCATCCTGCTCGCCGGCCTTCAGGACAAGACCTGGCTGACGTTCTGCCTCTTCAGCTTCACCATTATCAGCGCGGCGGGGCCAGCCTTGAGCGTCGGCGCCATGGGTGGCGCCTTCCAATCCTTCTTCCCGTCCGACAGACGCATGAATGTCGTGCTGCGCCTCTCCATCGTTGGGCAGGTGGGTTTCATTTTCGGCACAGGCACGGCAGGCACCATACTGCACATCTGGGGCGAGACCGCCTGCATGCTCATATTCATTGCGACATCTATCGCGCTTCTATGTCTCGGTGAATACTTTACCCGTGGCATGTCACTTCCTCCGGAGCGAAAGCGGAGGAGCTTCACGGATGACTGGCGCGACGGGCTCAAATACACGTTCGATTCACCGCACATCGGCCTGCCGATCATCGGCGTTTCTCTGCTTTTTTCCGTTGCGCAGATGACCAATACGCTCGTTCCAGGCTTCGTGCGCGAGACACTGCATGCCGGCAGCGATGTCTTCGGCGTTTTGGAGGCGGCTTGGTCGGCCGGCGGCGGCCTTGTTCTGCTGATGTCGGCGAGCTTGCAGCGCCGCGCCTGGAAAAGCGGCATTGAATTCCTGTTGCTCGCCCTTCTCGGCGCGGCGATGATCGGTTTCGCCCTCTCGAAATGGGTGCCTCTCTCCTTCGTGCTTTATGCGGTGATGGGCGGTCTGTTCTGCCTGTCGCGGTCTCTCTGCAACGGCCGGCTGCTGACCTTGACCGATCCGGCGCAGATCGGCCGCACGCAGGCCCTGAGCTCGATGCTCACAAGTACCATCGGCATGACCATGTACATGCTCCCCACCTTCGTGAGGACCGACGACATCGGCCGCTACTACCAGATATGGGGCGTCGCTATCATTGTACTCGGCCTCTGCCTGGCCGCGCTGTCGATACGCCTGTCTTCCCGCGTGCACTCTCGCCCCGGCAGCGTGCGCACGACTCGACAGGGCAGCGCGAGCCCTACCATGCGAGGCCGCTAG
- the irr gene encoding Fur family transcriptional regulator Irr, with translation MAPVKTGCGFHDVREILRAAGLRPTRQRLMLGWLLFSKGHRHVTAELLYTEATRAKAAVSLATVYNTLHQFTEAGLLRQLAVDGTKSYFDTNVSVHHHYFIEDDQTLVDIPHGVISASALAGPPPEAPEGMELVGVELIVRVRRKDRKAMPRHAGEA, from the coding sequence ATGGCGCCGGTGAAAACTGGTTGTGGCTTCCATGACGTGCGGGAAATTCTCCGTGCTGCTGGTCTCCGGCCTACACGCCAGCGCCTTATGCTTGGCTGGCTCTTGTTTTCCAAAGGGCATCGTCATGTGACGGCGGAGCTCCTCTATACGGAAGCCACGCGCGCGAAGGCCGCCGTGTCGCTCGCCACGGTGTACAATACGCTTCACCAGTTCACTGAAGCGGGCCTTCTGCGGCAGTTGGCCGTTGATGGAACGAAGAGCTATTTCGACACGAATGTATCGGTTCATCACCACTATTTCATCGAGGACGACCAGACCTTGGTCGATATCCCTCATGGAGTGATTTCCGCCAGCGCGCTCGCGGGGCCACCGCCGGAAGCGCCGGAGGGTATGGAACTCGTCGGCGTTGAACTCATCGTGCGCGTTCGCCGCAAGGACCGTAAGGCGATGCCGCGACACGCCGGCGAAGCCTGA
- a CDS encoding lysozyme inhibitor LprI family protein, with protein sequence MAMSKSLVILVALKLGLGLAVPAALADEAYDRCMKQANATTMAFSSCGGDWMKREDDKLNAAWKRVFAQAEGQTKTDLLEEQRAWIAFKDKACGFYANGDWGTEGRAIQYPMCQAGIIAARTRDIDAIGKFLAPK encoded by the coding sequence ATGGCGATGAGCAAGTCCCTGGTGATTCTGGTTGCGTTGAAACTTGGCCTCGGCCTCGCTGTTCCAGCGGCATTGGCGGATGAGGCCTATGATCGCTGCATGAAGCAGGCGAACGCGACCACGATGGCGTTCAGCAGCTGCGGTGGCGACTGGATGAAGCGCGAGGACGATAAGCTCAACGCGGCTTGGAAGCGCGTTTTCGCGCAGGCAGAGGGTCAGACCAAGACAGATCTGCTCGAGGAGCAGCGGGCCTGGATCGCCTTCAAGGACAAGGCTTGCGGCTTCTATGCGAATGGCGATTGGGGAACAGAAGGCCGCGCCATCCAGTATCCCATGTGTCAGGCGGGCATCATCGCAGCGCGCACCCGTGACATCGACGCGATTGGTAAATTCCTGGCGCCGAAGTAG